A genomic stretch from Candidatus Omnitrophota bacterium includes:
- a CDS encoding radical SAM protein — protein sequence MKKTLVLVEPFLSSDLIDRPHLGIAMLAACCRQQGIDVRRAYGQADFIKDMFLHEADDVYEMMRALKGPDAAALGLSGLRERIRQKGRGPFRDELRSIYETVYIQKSARNFLDAGAIGRLRGYARAFLRAYAHQITAYGREDVLLVRNCLRRIKGHNPDYVGFSLAYDLDPFSRQVRRRLSKGSGLIQIAGGSLTPFLKKDDMGRLLADEHIDYLLIGESEASLPMLINSLSRGSAPDRVDNLVYLRGNTVHVNERSVIKDLDALPFPDFTVFNLDEYPVPEKMLPIQTSRGCSWRRCRFCHFDRIYSGTYREFSARRVVSMIRYLRDRYDCRHFAFNNEEITASQAVRLSKTLVSLGMKDLFFFSAARADGGFNSAGKLRLLRKAGFRQIHWGIESGSQRVLDLMDKGINLSEASCILRKAHACGIGNVCFIMFGFPGERKRDAQNTVSFLKRHSACIQDISLGAFEALTRPLPGKENLISREGLASMRSFIGHTGLNSDHAASAGIRFLPPGDLRFALSFFNLSYGILGSRQSLKMLNNERRDFYPALSGRMSERRGRYSYMPVNLNENYFINFNVRLPRRPVNDLEKEVFFLSDGLSPIYDIIKILRCEYGGASAEKGCRDFLREAFKKGWGIAYKRPWAKGVYKT from the coding sequence TTGAAAAAGACGCTTGTTCTGGTTGAGCCGTTTTTATCCTCCGACCTGATCGACAGGCCGCATCTGGGCATAGCAATGCTTGCCGCTTGCTGCAGGCAGCAGGGCATAGATGTCAGGCGCGCCTACGGCCAGGCGGACTTTATCAAGGATATGTTCCTTCATGAGGCGGATGATGTTTATGAGATGATGCGCGCGTTGAAGGGACCGGATGCCGCGGCGCTGGGTTTATCAGGCCTAAGGGAGCGGATCCGGCAGAAGGGGCGCGGGCCTTTTCGGGATGAGCTGCGCTCTATTTATGAGACGGTATACATTCAAAAGTCAGCCAGAAATTTCCTGGATGCCGGCGCGATCGGCAGATTGAGGGGTTATGCCAGGGCATTTTTAAGGGCGTACGCGCATCAAATAACTGCTTACGGCAGAGAAGACGTTTTATTGGTGCGCAACTGCCTGCGAAGGATAAAGGGGCATAATCCCGACTATGTCGGTTTCTCGCTGGCGTATGATCTCGATCCATTTTCCAGGCAGGTCCGCAGGAGATTAAGCAAGGGGAGCGGGCTGATCCAAATCGCCGGCGGCTCGCTCACGCCTTTTCTTAAAAAAGATGATATGGGCCGCTTGCTGGCGGATGAGCATATTGACTATCTTCTTATCGGCGAGTCGGAGGCGTCGCTGCCCATGCTTATCAATTCTCTGAGCAGGGGGTCGGCGCCGGACAGGGTCGATAACCTGGTTTATCTGCGCGGCAATACGGTTCACGTAAACGAACGTTCGGTCATCAAAGACCTGGATGCCCTGCCTTTTCCGGACTTTACGGTCTTCAACCTGGATGAATACCCGGTGCCTGAAAAGATGCTTCCTATACAGACCTCCCGCGGATGCAGCTGGAGAAGGTGCAGGTTTTGCCATTTTGACAGGATATATTCCGGCACATACCGCGAATTCAGCGCGCGCAGGGTCGTTTCCATGATCCGGTATCTCAGGGATAGATACGACTGCCGGCATTTCGCGTTTAACAATGAAGAGATCACCGCGTCTCAGGCGGTGCGGCTGTCAAAGACGCTCGTATCGCTGGGGATGAAGGACCTGTTCTTTTTTTCCGCGGCCAGGGCCGACGGCGGCTTTAACAGCGCAGGCAAGCTGCGCCTGCTTAGAAAGGCCGGTTTCCGGCAGATCCATTGGGGTATTGAATCAGGCAGCCAGAGGGTCCTGGATCTTATGGATAAAGGCATTAACCTGTCAGAGGCATCTTGTATTTTAAGGAAGGCCCACGCGTGCGGCATAGGCAACGTATGTTTTATCATGTTCGGCTTCCCGGGCGAAAGGAAAAGAGACGCTCAGAATACCGTCAGTTTCCTGAAGCGGCATTCCGCCTGTATCCAGGATATTTCGCTGGGGGCTTTTGAGGCGCTTACCCGGCCTTTGCCCGGCAAAGAAAATCTTATAAGCAGAGAAGGGCTTGCTTCAATGCGTTCCTTTATCGGGCATACCGGGCTTAACAGCGACCACGCCGCCTCCGCGGGGATACGTTTTCTGCCTCCGGGAGACCTCAGGTTCGCGTTGAGCTTTTTTAACCTGAGTTACGGCATTTTGGGCAGCCGGCAGTCGCTGAAGATGCTTAATAATGAGAGGCGTGATTTTTATCCGGCGCTGTCCGGCCGGATGAGTGAACGCCGCGGCAGATACAGCTATATGCCTGTTAACCTGAATGAAAATTATTTCATTAATTTTAATGTGCGGCTGCCACGCAGGCCTGTAAACGACCTGGAGAAAGAGGTGTTCTTTCTTTCGGACGGCTTGTCGCCGATTTATGATATAATAAAAATACTCCGCTGTGAATACGGAGGCGCGTCAGCGGAAAAGGGGTGCAGGGATTTCTTAAGAGAGGCGTTTAAAAAGGGATGGGGCATCGCGTATAAAAGGCCGTGGGCAAAAGGGGTTTATAAGACGTGA
- a CDS encoding radical SAM protein — translation MKTIGAGDSNIIKSISRRTGLGNFLNQKYLLSNITVRDKGALNDIKTMVGRLAAMGVKAAYGRTKLYLGKLPQACRFCAMGRWACIFPVTSCTRRCFFCPTELNDRHRDRFAYVWKDRMKNEKGLIDHLSALKPATVSFSGGEPLLALKRVLRITRAIRKRFGKAVRVYLYTNGDLVNEGNLKKLKEAGLDEMRFNLAANGYNIKPVKLAVRYFEDVYVEMPAVPEDEPRVRRLLLKLSRVAVKGVNLHELNVHAENAGRLKARGYEFLLGRQASAVLGSFEMILGLFEFAAGKNLGLNLTSCTNEYKEKVMVPMTRSFLSENAL, via the coding sequence GTGAAAACGATAGGCGCCGGAGATAGCAATATAATAAAAAGCATAAGCAGGAGGACCGGTTTAGGGAATTTCCTTAATCAGAAATATCTCCTGAGCAATATTACCGTAAGAGACAAAGGCGCCTTGAATGATATCAAAACGATGGTTGGGCGGCTGGCGGCCATGGGCGTGAAGGCCGCTTACGGACGCACCAAATTATATCTGGGAAAGCTGCCTCAGGCCTGCCGCTTTTGCGCGATGGGCAGATGGGCGTGTATTTTTCCCGTGACCTCCTGCACAAGAAGATGCTTTTTCTGCCCGACAGAATTAAATGACAGGCATAGAGACAGGTTTGCGTATGTGTGGAAGGACAGGATGAAGAATGAAAAAGGCCTGATCGATCATCTGTCCGCCCTTAAACCGGCGACAGTCAGCTTTTCCGGAGGCGAGCCGCTGCTTGCCCTCAAAAGGGTATTAAGGATAACCAGGGCTATAAGGAAGCGGTTTGGCAAGGCCGTCAGGGTATATCTTTATACCAACGGCGATCTGGTCAACGAGGGAAACCTGAAGAAGCTCAAGGAAGCGGGCTTGGATGAGATGCGTTTTAATCTCGCCGCGAACGGCTATAATATCAAGCCGGTGAAGCTGGCAGTCAGGTATTTTGAAGATGTCTATGTTGAGATGCCGGCTGTGCCTGAAGATGAGCCCAGGGTAAGGCGATTATTGCTTAAGCTCAGCCGCGTCGCCGTAAAAGGCGTCAACCTTCATGAGCTTAATGTGCACGCGGAAAACGCGGGGCGGCTAAAGGCCAGAGGGTATGAATTCCTTCTGGGCAGGCAGGCCAGCGCTGTCCTGGGAAGTTTTGAGATGATCTTAGGGCTTTTTGAGTTCGCGGCCGGAAAGAATCTGGGGCTTAACCTGACTTCCTGCACTAACGAGTATAAGGAAAAGGTGATGGTCCCGATGACCAGGAGTTTCTTGTCGGAAAATGCGCTATAA
- a CDS encoding radical SAM protein, whose protein sequence is MRYNKDYKVLLSIPPDYDTQYPPLGTPMLTAFLKSRGIDARQLDLNMMHMDYRERQRGPLKIDYARKLNSARPVYYKRFLKQYDKEDWWSYRFQWRSLISSYDFAEALLSSRMAARFIKDERENLFYDFFGDVLYPIIKKGSFNMAGFSITAPSQAVSGLTFGYLIKKHFPQIKVVIGGQWVSLYRDAIIARKDLAQFFDFMITFEGETPLFRLINVLLAGKDPAEVPNLAYKKNGSFVFSAVPSEEDLNDLPAPDFDGLDLKRYERSRDEKALYATYETSRGCYWGRCAFCVSHPLPKQRYREKDPRIIADDIALMIRRYGIKRLAISNAVLSPGQMRAMSQALLKRRIKISWKCFAYFDERFDGDTFALAKKAGCTTVVFGLESASQRLLDFIGKGTDLSTVKRIARLAGEAGLDMVFEVILGLPSETRAEALDTMLFLKRLPARVSWSYSRYILTPGTRVFNRPASFGVSLKSRQGVPFKFFHEFKHKGADVGPVIARMLARRNLTEAIALTAIGLK, encoded by the coding sequence ATGCGCTATAATAAAGATTACAAAGTCCTATTAAGCATACCTCCTGATTACGATACGCAATATCCGCCTTTAGGCACGCCGATGCTTACCGCCTTCCTTAAATCCAGGGGGATCGATGCCAGGCAGCTGGACTTGAATATGATGCATATGGATTACAGGGAAAGACAAAGGGGCCCGCTGAAGATCGATTATGCCCGGAAGCTTAATTCGGCCAGGCCCGTCTATTATAAAAGATTCCTTAAGCAATACGATAAAGAGGACTGGTGGTCGTACCGTTTTCAGTGGAGAAGCCTCATCTCTTCATATGACTTCGCGGAAGCCCTTCTTTCATCCAGAATGGCGGCGCGTTTCATTAAAGACGAACGGGAAAATCTCTTTTATGATTTCTTCGGCGATGTCCTTTATCCGATCATCAAAAAAGGTTCGTTCAATATGGCCGGTTTTTCAATTACCGCTCCGTCACAAGCCGTATCCGGCCTCACATTCGGGTATCTGATCAAGAAGCATTTTCCGCAAATAAAAGTAGTCATCGGAGGCCAGTGGGTATCCTTATACAGGGATGCTATAATAGCTAGAAAAGACCTGGCGCAATTTTTTGATTTCATGATAACCTTTGAAGGCGAGACCCCGTTGTTCCGGCTCATAAACGTTTTGCTGGCCGGTAAAGATCCTGCTGAGGTGCCTAATCTCGCCTATAAGAAAAACGGGTCGTTTGTATTCAGCGCGGTTCCATCGGAAGAGGACCTGAATGATCTTCCCGCCCCTGATTTTGACGGGCTTGACCTGAAAAGATATGAAAGATCCAGGGATGAAAAGGCGCTTTACGCTACATACGAGACATCGCGGGGCTGCTACTGGGGCAGGTGCGCTTTTTGCGTAAGCCACCCCTTGCCGAAGCAGCGCTATAGAGAAAAAGACCCCCGGATCATCGCCGATGATATCGCCCTGATGATCAGGCGCTACGGCATAAAACGCCTGGCGATATCCAATGCCGTCTTGTCTCCCGGCCAGATGCGCGCTATGTCGCAGGCGCTGCTTAAGAGGCGGATAAAGATCTCCTGGAAATGTTTTGCTTATTTTGACGAAAGGTTTGACGGGGATACATTTGCCCTGGCTAAGAAGGCGGGATGCACTACCGTTGTTTTCGGGCTGGAGTCAGCCAGCCAGCGCCTTCTGGATTTCATAGGGAAGGGTACCGATCTCTCCACGGTAAAGCGCATAGCGCGCTTGGCTGGAGAGGCCGGACTTGATATGGTCTTTGAGGTTATCCTGGGGCTGCCTTCGGAGACCAGGGCGGAGGCGTTAGATACCATGCTTTTTCTAAAGCGGCTTCCCGCCCGTGTTTCCTGGAGTTATTCCAGATATATCCTTACTCCCGGAACCCGGGTCTTTAACAGGCCGGCATCTTTTGGGGTGAGCCTGAAGAGCCGCCAGGGGGTGCCCTTCAAGTTTTTTCATGAGTTTAAGCATAAAGGCGCTGATGTCGGACCGGTTATAGCCAGGATGCTGGCGCGCAGAAACTTGACGGAGGCGATCGCGCTGACGGCGATCGGCCTGAAATAA
- a CDS encoding U32 family peptidase, translated as MLMNGNFRIAAPFINKRQVSGLKNAGADELYCGYVDEEWERRWPSEFHTVNRRGRGASFSNTADFREAVLEAENLDMPVFVTMNGLYTEEQYPWLFNTIDMLSRYRAVSGIILADMGLMLALKKRKYPKKIHISTGAAVFNHNAVDFFSCMGADRVILDRQLDTDELREIISRRRSLTEIEIFVFYTACLFIDGYCSFLHCLDNARPDPLDKKGMICHSYDAGPFHKGCDIIKYAYSSSGFRAHKLQRGFRAEGLKYAEDRYPFGCNLCALFALKDSLPITLKVVERRPERVKCVRNVIRCIRAINSGMEEGAYKKMARQTFKKITGRDCNGDQCYFPQGLC; from the coding sequence ATGCTGATGAACGGAAACTTCAGGATAGCCGCGCCTTTTATTAATAAGAGACAGGTGTCCGGTTTAAAAAATGCCGGTGCCGACGAGCTCTATTGCGGCTATGTGGATGAAGAATGGGAGCGGCGCTGGCCGTCCGAATTCCATACGGTCAACAGGCGGGGCAGGGGAGCCAGTTTCTCAAATACCGCCGACTTCAGAGAAGCAGTTCTTGAAGCGGAAAACCTGGATATGCCGGTATTCGTTACGATGAACGGGCTGTACACAGAAGAACAATATCCCTGGCTGTTTAATACAATAGATATGCTGAGCAGATACCGGGCGGTTTCCGGAATTATTTTAGCCGATATGGGGCTTATGCTCGCCCTGAAAAAACGCAAATACCCTAAGAAAATACATATTTCAACCGGCGCCGCCGTCTTTAATCATAACGCGGTGGATTTCTTCTCTTGCATGGGGGCGGACAGGGTCATATTGGACAGGCAGCTGGATACCGATGAATTGCGGGAGATCATATCGCGTAGAAGGTCTTTGACGGAGATCGAGATATTTGTATTCTATACGGCGTGTTTGTTTATTGACGGATACTGTTCCTTCCTGCACTGCCTGGATAATGCCCGCCCCGATCCGCTGGATAAAAAAGGCATGATATGCCATTCTTACGATGCGGGCCCTTTTCATAAGGGGTGCGATATAATCAAATACGCTTACAGCTCGTCAGGTTTCCGCGCGCATAAGCTGCAAAGGGGCTTTCGCGCCGAAGGTTTAAAGTACGCGGAAGACAGATATCCCTTCGGGTGTAATCTTTGCGCGCTCTTTGCCCTGAAAGACAGTTTACCCATTACGCTCAAGGTCGTGGAGAGGCGGCCTGAACGCGTAAAGTGCGTCAGGAACGTAATCCGGTGTATTCGGGCCATAAACAGCGGGATGGAAGAGGGCGCTTATAAGAAGATGGCAAGGCAGACATTTAAGAAAATAACCGGCAGGGACTGTAACGGCGATCAATGTTACTTTCCCCAAGGGCTGTGTTGA